The following coding sequences lie in one Phaeodactylum tricornutum CCAP 1055/1 chromosome 12, whole genome shotgun sequence genomic window:
- the NURF-140 gene encoding imitation switch isoform 1, alias nucleosome remodeling factor 140 kDa subunit (Complexes containing Imitation Switch (ISWI) have been implicated in regulating replication and maintenance of heterochromatin) yields MEGMDLEDDDGQVDEAGDDEEATESDNAPVENEEDFAALATEEAQEMEEARRERTELMAAEQKKAMGSNPQPLTAAERLEYILAQSDVFAHFLAGSVAAGSKKGKGSRGKKGRMTEAEEDAQLLKSAQSKRRVIRVDQQPSNLAPHCRMHPYQLEGLNWLIKLHDHGINGILADEMGLGKTLQTISLLAYLRESRGVRGAHMVIVPKSVVGNWIREFKKWCPSIKAIRMGGTKDERQKFVTEDLPLDPNTGKRKFDVLVTSYEGLLREKGKLSRIPWKYVIIDEAHRIKNENSSLSKVVRTMKTEFRLLITGTPLQNNLRELWALLNFLMPDIFGDAEQFDEWFSLTDASGKENVIKKLHTILRPFMLRRVKKDVATSLPPKKETKLYIGLTKMQQEWYVRCLQKDAHELNKLGGPDRNRLLNVLMQLRKVCNHPYLFDGAEQGPPYIDGPHLWENSGKMQLMHKLLPKLQAKGSRVLIFCQMTRVLDILEDYFRLTKLEYCRIDGNTDGERRDSQMDEFNAEGSSKFAFLLSTRAGGLGINLATADIVILYDSDWNPQVDLQAMDRAHRIGQTKPVQVFRFVTEGTVEEKIIERADRKLFLDAAVIQQGRLAEQHSSLEKGDLMKMVRFGADQILSGTGGTYTDEDIDALIARGEERTTEMQAKLQTDAQHNLANFSLMAEDEGGTDTFSFGGKNYRDSEKSAGNFINLPQRQRKRNYDLSGSTGNTGLSGSMKAHAADAAAKKKRKGPALHDYQLFNMSRLHALIEKERALAREELLQLAHAKEQGLDTSFVLSSKEEAERRSLLAEGFPDWSRKDFRSFCLSLERHGRYDFNSIAQDVLRETDKDLQEVQRYFVAFFTNYTRINDWQKILDKIERGEKKILRLRQIRDAIQEKVERHLEDAISYGSSGRGRGYQEEEDAFLVCMMYRHGYGAAERIRMEIRRAWQFRFDWYFKSRSAQEIQKRCDMLVRVVERDNAEVREKEAEEERKQERDSFTVPTPQSAKDSFQKVPEGAVAQFASN; encoded by the exons ATGGAGGGCATGGATctggaggacgacgacggccaagtcgacgaagcgggagacgacgaggaagcgACCGAATCGGACAATGCACCCGttgaaaacgaagaagacttTGCGGCTTTGGCGACGGAAGAAGCTCAGGAGATGGAAGAAGCGCGTCGGGAACGTACGGAACTCATGGCAGCCGAGCAGAAAAAAGCCATGGGCAGCAATCCACAGCCCTTGACAGCGGCGGAGCGATTGGAATACATTCTCGCACAATCGGACGTCTTTGCGCATTTTCTGGCCG GATCCGTCGCAGCGGGCAgcaaaaaaggcaaaggtTCGCGAGGCAAAAAGGGACGCATGACCGAGGCCGAAGAGGACGCCCAGCTTCTCAAGTCGGCGCAGTCCAAGCGTCGGGTGATCCGGGTCGACCAGCAGCCCTCCAACCTAGCCCCGCACTGTCGTATGCACCCGTATCAGCTAGAGGGACTCAACTGGCTCATTAAATTGCACGATCACGGGATCAACGGAATACTGGCGGACGAG ATGGGTCTTGGCAAAACGCTCCAGACTATTTCGCTTTTGGCCTACCTTCGGGAAAGCCGCGGAGTGCGGGGGGCACATATGGTCATTGTCCCCAAATCGGTCGTTGGCAATTGGATTCGGGAGTTCAAAAAGTGGTGCCCCTCTATCAAGGCCATTCGGATGGGAGGAACCAAGGACGAACGACAGAAATTTGTCACGGAAGACTTGCCTTTGGATCCCAACACTGGTAAACGAAAGTTTGATGTCCTCGTCACCTCGTACGAAGGTTTGCTCCGGGAAAAGGGCAAACTCTCCAGGATTCCGTGGAAATACGTCAT CATTGACGAGGCGCACCGTATCAAGAATGAGAATTCGTCGCTTAGCAAGGTCGTCCGGACCATGAAGACCGAATTTCGCTTGCTCATTACGGGAACTCCTTTGCAG AATAATCTGCGTGAGCTATGGGCGCTTCTCAACTTTTTAATGCCCGATATCTTTGGAGACGCTGAGCAATTCGACGAATGGTTCAGTTTAACGGACGCGTCGGGCAAGGAAAACGTAATCAAGAAGCTCCATACCATTTTGCGACCGTTCATGCTTCGGCGCGTCAAAAAGGACGTCGCCACTTCGCTCCCGcccaagaaggaaacgaaacTCTACATCGGGTTGACAAAAATGCAACAGGAATGGTACGTTCGTTGTCTCCAGAAAGATGCGCACGAACTAAACAAACTTGGTGGTCCGGATCGCAATCGCCTTTTGAACGTTCTGATGCAGTTGCGAAAGGTCTGCAATCATCCGTACCTATTTGACGGAGCCGAACAGGGCCCACCCTATATTGACGGGCCTCATCTCTGGGAAAATAGTGGCAAGATGCAACTTATGCACAAGCTATTGCCCAAGCTCCAAGCGAAAGGATCTCGCGTTCTCATCTTTTGTCAAATGACCCGCGTTCTTGATATACTCGAGGACTACTTTCGATTGACAAAATTGGAATACTGTCGCATCGACGGTAACACGGACGGTGAGCGTCGGGATTCTCAAATGGACGAGTTCAACGCCGAAGGCTCAAGCAAATTTGCCTTTCTTTTGAGTACTCGTGCGGGGGGTCTCGGTATCAATTTGGCGACCGCCGACATTGTTATTCTCTACGATTCCGATTGGAACCCCCAAGTGGATCTCCAAGCAATGGATCGTGCCCACCGCATAGGACAAACCAAACCGGTACAGGTCTTCCGGTTCGTGACGGAGGGTACCGTGGAAGAAAAAATCATTGAGCGCGCCGACCGCAAGCTATTCCTCGATGCCGCAGTTATTCAGCAAGGGAGATTGGCCGAGCAGCATTCGTCGTTGGAAAAGGGCGATCTCATGAAGATGGTACGGTTCGGTGCCGATCAAATTCTCAGTGGAACAGGGGGGACCTACACTGACGAAGATATTGACGCTTTGATTGCTCGTGGAGAAGAGCGTACCACCGAAATGCAAGCCAAATTGCAGACTGACGCCCAACACAATTTGGCCAACTTCAGCTTGATGGCCGAGGACGAGGGTGGGACCGACACATTCTCTTTTGGAGGAAAGAATTATCGCGATTCGGAAAAGTCGGCCGGAAATTTTATCAACTTGCCACAGCGACAAAGGAAGCGCAACTACGATCTGAGCGGCTCTACGGGCAATACTGGCTTGTCAGGCAGCATGAAAGCGCACGCCGCTGATGCGGCAGCcaagaagaaacgcaaggGACCAGCGTTACATGACTACCAATTGTTTAACATGTCACGACTTCATGCATTGATCGAAAAAGAGCGCGCTCTGGC TCGCGAAGAGCTTTTGCAACTGGCTCATGCGAAAGAGCAAGGTCTTGATACAAGCTTTGTTTTGTcctcgaaagaagaagccgaacGAAGGAGCCTCTTGGCGGAAGGATTTCCGGATTGGAGCCGAAAGGACTTTCGCTCCTTCTGTTTGAGCTTGGAACGCCACGGACGGTACGATTTCAATAGTATTGCGCAGGACGTTTTGCGTGAAACGGATAAAGATTTGCAGGAAGTCCAACGCTATTTTGTGGCCTTTTTTACAAACTACACGCGAATCAATGACTGGCAAAAGATTCTTGACAAGATTGAACGCGGGGAAAAGAAGATTCTGCGACTGCGACAAATCCGTGACGCTATTCAGGAGAAGGTGGAGCGCCATTTGGAAGACGC GATAAGCTACGGTTCTAGTGGCCGAGGTCGGGGATAtcaggaagaggaagatgcctttcttgtttgcaTGATGTACCGGCATGGCTATGGAGCGGCAGAACGCATTCGTATGGAAATCCGCCGCGCTTGGCAATTTCGATTCGACTGGTACTTTAAATCTCGTTCGGCGCAAGAAATCCAGAAGCGATGTGACATGTTGGTGCGCGTCGTGGAACGCGACAACGCTGAAGTgcgagaaaaagaagcagaagaagaaCGTAAGCAAGAACGGGACAGCTTTACCGTCCCCACTCCACAATCGGCAAAGGATAGTTTCCAAAAGGTTCCTGAAGGAGCGGTTGCCCAGTTTGCGTCTAACTAA
- a CDS encoding predicted protein yields the protein MSMVYDEYGRPFIILKEQQAKARVKGTEATKSNILAARSISNMLRTSLGPKGLDKMLVSPDGDVTITNDGATILEQLHVDHQVAKLMVELSQSQDDEIGDGTTGVVVLAGALLEQAEVLLKKGIHPIRVAEGLEKAADVAMQTLAEIAEPMDIAVNNHAALVATAMTTLSSKILHQHKHKMADIAVRAVLQVADLERRDVNFEHIRVEGKTGGSLEDAELVNGIVIDKEIAHPQMPKIIEDAKLCILTCPFEPPKPKTKHKLEIDSKEAYEQLYQQEQEYFRDMVKKVKDSGANLVICQWGFDDEANHLLLQNDLAAVRWVGGVEIEHIAMATGGRIVPRFEEISAEKLGHAGRVKEITFGTSDERMLVIENPVNTTAVTVLVRGGSKMIVEEAKRSLHDAMCVVRNLIRDNRVVYGGGSAEIACSLAVSRFADTVTGVDQYAIRAFADALDDIPLALAENAGLSPIEEVAAAKSRQVKEKNPVIGLGMDVMNEADGYHSADMRELGVFETLIGKQQQIQLATQVVKMILKIDDVISMGPQ from the exons ATGTCGATGGTCTACG ATGAATACGGCCGGCCGTTCATTATTCTAAAAGAGCAACAGGCCAAGGCCCGTGTGAAAGGCACGGAAGCGACCAAGTCGAACATTCTCGCTGCCCGTAGCATCTCCAACATGCTTCGCACCTCGCTCGGTCCCAAAGGTCTGGACAAGATGCTCGTCAGTCCCGACGGCGACGTTACCATTACCAACGATGGAGCCACCATTCTAGAGCAACTGCACGTTGATCACCAGGTTGCCAAGCTCATGGTGGAGCTCTCGCAGTCccaagacgacgaaattggtGACGGCACGACGGGAGTCGTCGTTCTGGCCGGAGCGCTCCTGGAACAAGCCGAGGtgcttttgaaaaaaggCATTCATCCCATTCGCGTGGCGGAAGGACTGGAAAAGGCCGCCGATGTGGCCATGCAGACGCTCGCCGAAATCGCCGAGCCCATGGACATTGCCGTCAACAACCACGCCGCCCTCGTTGCGACCGCGATGACCACACTCAGCAGCAAGATCCTGCACCAACACAAGCACAAAATGGCCGACATTGCCGTCCGCGCCGTCCTGCAAGTTGCCGATCTCGAACGGCGGGACGTCAACTTTGAGCATATACGTGTAGAAGGGAAGACGGGAGGGAGTCTGGAAGACGCCGAACTCGTCAACGGTATCGTTATTGATAAGGAAATCGCGCATCCGCAAATGCCCAAGATTATCGAAGACGCCAAACTCTGCATCTTGACTTGTCCGTTCGAACCACCCAAACCAAAGACGAAACACAAGCTCGAGATTGACAGCAAGGAAGCCTACGAACAGCTCTACCAACAGGAACAAGAATACTTTCGGGACATGGTCAAAAAAGTGAAAGACAGCGGCGCCAACCTCGTCATTTGTCAATGGggctttgacgacgaagcaAATCATCTACTGCTACAGAACGACCTGGCGGCCGTGCGTTGGGTCGGCGGGGTCGAAATTGAGCATATTGCCATGGCTACGGGTGGACGTATCGTGCCGCGCTTTGAAGAAATATCGGCGGAAAAACTCGGACACGCCGGTCGCGTGAAGGAAATTACCTTTGGTACCTCCGACGAACGCATGCTGGTCATTGAAAATCCCGTCAATACCACGGCGGTCACCGTTTTAGTCCGCGGCGGCAGCAAAATGATCGTCGAAGAGGCCAAACGCTCGTTGCACGATGCCATGTGTGTGGTGCGCAATCTCATTCGGGACAATCGGGTCGTCTACGGCGGCGGCTCAGCCGAAATCGCCTGTTCCTTGGCCGTCAGCCGATTCGCCGACACTGTAACCGGTGTGGACCAGTACGCGATTCGGGCCTTTGCCGACGCTTTGGACGACATCCCGCTGGCCTTGGCGGAGAACGCTGGCCTCTCGCCGATTGAAGAAGTGGCGGCCGCCAAGTCGAGGCAAGTCAAGGAAAAGAATCCCGTAATTGGGCTCGGTATGGACGTGATGAACGAAGCGGATGGCTACCATTCGGCCGATATGCGGGAACTGGGTGTCTTTGAAACGTTGATTGGcaagcaacaacaaattcAGTTGGCAACTCAAGTGGTCAAGATGATTCTCAAGATTGACGACGTGATTTCCATGGGACCacagtag
- a CDS encoding carboxy-lyase (carboxy-lyase, contains bipartite plastid targeting presequence with conserved motif at signal peptide cleavage site), with protein MKFSTAALIFAVSATASTAFVPHAFVSPKSPRPALFSTELRKTDVTADLKNGVTVNPFDQSALAAGVSPLTETGTATTSSSQHWDPQADAELAKLAAIEARAGAAAYMGQYEAQSGASLIYSKLVEHGVTVVNGFSGGAVLPLLDQFHEGHPRHETSGVTPIRWITNSNEASSGHIAEGYAKSMPINGPHKPVGVAVATSGPGVTNLITPLQDAICDGVPLVVLCGQAATVAPEDAFQSSPAVDLTRPCTKWSYQIKSAAEIPLVMDYAFYIARNGRPGPVFVDLPKDLLNQILTGDLINSFIDAENPGDETSFARLQKMYRPDGEVFQALHLGTGGKGLPFEIYKDEAAPQNTPTYKLKPVTHANTVDSYHADHHPSDRVIRTGKVVAGEHLPNEQGPLQVGGEMTKKITDLIMKAKKPVIIAGQGCNDASAELKIFADRLQIPVATTLHGLGCFDERSELALNMVGMHGHPTPNFMVQEADLIICVGSRFDDRITGRMSDFVPEARVAEEEGRGGVIHVDIRLTENAKQISPTFFVHSTGKKFLETMIEFLAGMDSKPNTSAWIKRMKELQKEYPVKIPSFPSETVSVTNEDGSTTETTRTRASAQSVVAELDRQLLAADAMDDAIFTTGVGIHQMVAAQLITWTQPRQMLSSGSLGTMGVALGYSIGAKLANADKMVIAVDGDGSFNMTFTELKTLAEQGIPVKIMILDNDGQMMVEYWQRLFHDNRLIAVRNSANPDYSTLAKAFGIKSVYCDCEEDLEARMKEFLFDDPDEPVLFHVRIERTPCLPLVAPGQPLQDMILEDVEVDVDKSAAPS; from the coding sequence ATGAAGTTCTCCACCGCCGCCTTGATCTTCGCCGTCAGCGCTACGGCGTCCACCGCCTTTGTACCGCACGCGTTCGTCTCGCCCAAGAGTCCCCGTCCCGCGTTGTTTTCTACGGAACTTCGCAAGACCGACGTGACTGCGGACCTCAAGAATGGTGTCACCGTCAACCCGTTCGACCAATCCGCTTTGGCGGCGGGCGTCTCACCGTTGACCGAAACCGGCACCGCTACTACGAGCAGTAGTCAACACTGGGACCCCCAAGCTGACGCCGAACTCGCCAAGCTCGCCGCGATCGAAGCTCGTGCGGGAGCTGCCGCCTACATGGGCCAGTACGAAGCACAGTCGGGAGCCTCGCTCATTTACAGCAAACTCGTGGAACACGGCGTCACGGTGGTCAACGGATTTTCGGGCGGCGCCGTCCTGCCCTTGCTGGATCAGTTTCACGAAGGGCACCCGCGACACGAAACCAGCGGCGTGACACCGATACGATGGATCACCAACTCCAACGAAGCGTCCTCGGGACACATTGCCGAAGGATACGCAAAATCCATGCCCATCAACGGGCCCCATAAACCCGTAGGAGTCGCCGTGGCGACTTCGGGACCCGGCGTCACCAACTTGATCACACCGTTGCAGGACGCCATCTGCGACGGTGTCCCCCTGGTCGTCCTCTGTGGACAAGCCGCGACCGTGGCTCCGGAAGACGCCTTTCAGAGCTCACCAGCCGTGGATCTCACCCGACCCTGCACCAAGTGGAGCTACCAAATCAAGAGTGCCGCTGAAATTCCTCTCGTCATGGACTACGCCTTTTACATAGCCCGCAACGGCAGACCCGGAcccgtctttgtcgatctGCCCAAGGATTTGCTCAACCAGATTCTCACCGGAGATCTCATCAACTCATTTATCGACGCCGAGAATCCCGGAGACGAAACATCCTTTGCGCGCTTGCAAAAAATGTACCGCCCGGACGGAGAAGTTTTCCAAGCCCTCCACTTGGGAACCGGTGGCAAGGGTTTGCCCTTTGAAATATACAAGGACGAAGCCGCGCCGCAAAACACCCCCACGTACAAACTCAAACCCGTCACACACGCCAACACCGTGGACTCCTACCACGCCGATCACCATCCCAGCGACCGTGTCATACGGACCGGCAAAGTCGTCGCCGGTGAACACCTGCCCAACGAACAAGGCCCCCTCCAGGTTGGTGGAGAAATGACCAAGAAAATTACGGATCTCATCATGAAGGCCAAGAAACCCGTGATCATCGCCGGACAAGGCTGCAACGACGCTAGTGCCGAGTTGAAGATCTTTGCCGATCGCTTGCAAATACCCGTCGCCACGACGCTGCACGGACTCGGATGTTTCGACGAGCGCTCCGAACTCGCGCTCAACATGGTCGGCATGCACGGACACCCGACACCCAACTTTATGGTCCAAGAAGCTGATTTGATCATTTGTGTGGGCTCCCGCTTCGACGATCGGATTACTGGCCGCATGAGTGACTTCGTCCCGGAAGCTCGtgtggcggaagaagaaggcCGCGGTGGGGTCATTCACGTGGATATTCGTCTGACGGAAAACGCCAAGCAGATTTCTCCAACATTCTTTGTGCATTCGACGGGCAAGAAATTCCTCGAAACCATGATTGAATTCCTGGCCGGCATGGACAGCAAGCCCAACACGTCAGCCTGGATCAAGCGCATGAAGGAATTGCAAAAGGAATACCCGGTCAAAATCCCATCCTTTCCGTCGGAGACCGTATCGGTGACGAACGAAGACGGTAGCACGACGGAAACGACGCGCACCCGCGCGTCGGCGCAATCCGTCGTGGCCGAGCTGGATCGGCAGTTGTTGGCGGCCGACGCCATGGACGACGCCATCTTCACCACCGGCGTAGGCATTCACCAGATGGTTGCCGCACAGCTGATCACCTGGACGCAACCGCGACAAATGCTGAGTTCGGGGTCGCTGGGAACCATGGGTGTCGCGCTGGGTTATTCGATCGGTGCGAAACTGGCGAACGCCGATAAAATGGTGATTGCTGTCGACGGTGACGGTTCCTTCAACATGACGTTTACCGAACTCAAGACGTTGGCCGAACAGGGCATCCCGGTGAAGATTATGATTTTGGACAACGACGGTCAAATGATGGTGGAATACTGGCAACGTTTGTTCCACGACAATCGCTTGATTGCCGTGCGTAACTCGGCCAACCCCGACTATTCCACGCTGGCCAAGGCGTTCGGCATCAAGTCGGTGTACTGCGATTGCGAGGAAGACCTAGAGGCGCGCATGAAAGAATTTCTGTTTGACGATCCGGACGAGCCCGTGTTGTTCCACGTGCGCATCGAGCGGACGCCGTGTCTACCGTTGGTGGCCCCCGGACAACCCCTGCAGGATATGATTCTAGAAGACGTAGAGGTGGACGTGGACAAGTCGGCGGCGCCCAGCTAA